From the genome of Photobacterium sp. TLY01:
TTTACGCGCCATTCCCGATGTCTACTATCAGGCGGCAAAAATAGACCGGGCCTCCAACTGGGCGGTGTTTCGCTACATTCAATTGCCCAAACTGAAAAACGTGCTGCTGATCGGCGTGCTGCTGCGCTTTATGGACAGCTTCATGATTTACACCGAGCCGTTTGTCCTGACCGGCGGTGGCCCGGGCAACTCGACCACTTTTCTGTCACAAACCCTGACCAAAATGGCAGTAGGACAGTTTGATATCGGCCCTGCCGCGGCGTTCTCCATTATCTACTTCCTGATCATCCTGCTGGTGTGCTGGTTGTTCTACACCTCAATGACAGTGATGGATAAGGAGAAATAATCATGCATAAGCGGAAAACGTTCATTTTGCTGCTGTACATACTCTTCTTGCTGCTGCCAATTTACTGGCTGCTGATGATGTCATTCAAAACCAATGAAGAGATCCTTGGCGGACTGACCTTCTGGCCGACGGAATTTACCCTGGCCAATTACAAAGTGATATTTACCGATCCCTCCTGGTACAGCGGCTATATCAATTCGCTCACTTACGTCTCAATGAATACCGTGATCTCTTTGCTGGTCGCCCTGCCGGCTGCCTATGCCTTTTCGCGCTACCGCTTCATTGGCGACAAGCACATGTTCTTCTGGCTGCTCACCAACCGGATGGCGCCGCCTGCGGTCTTCCTGCTGCCCTTTTTCCAGCTTTATTCGTCGGTCGGACTGTTCGACACCCACATTGCCGTTGCACTGGCGCACTGTCTGTTCAACGTGCCGCTGGCGGTGTGGATTCTGGAGGGCTTCATGTCGGGCGTGCCGAAAGAAATTGATGAAACGGCTTACATTGACGGCTACAGCTTTCCGCGCTTTTTCATCCGTATTTTTCTGCCGATGATCCGCTCGGGGATTGGCGTCACCGCCTTCTTCTGTTTCATGTTCAGCTGGGTCGAACTGCTGCTTGCCCGCACGCTGACCTCTGTCAATGCCAAACCGATCGTTGCCACCATGACCCGGACTGTCAGTGCCTCCGGCATTGACTGGGGCGTGCTGGCCGCTGCTGGCGTGCTGACCATCATTCCGGGATTGCTGGTGATCTGGTTTGTTCGCAACCATGTCGCCAAAGGCTTTGCCCTGGGGCGTGTTTAGCATGAGACCGCAAAGGAGATTCCCATGAACTGGATGGCCTGGACCCTACCCAGCGCACTCTTCTTTATCACTATCGCCGGCATCTTGCTGACGATGACCGTCTTCGAAATCCTCAAACCTTGTGTTGAACGCAAAGGCTTTTTGCCGATCAGCACAACCCGGGGAGATCGACTGTTTATCGGCCTGCTCAGCAGTGCCTATATCCACCTGCTCTTCCTTGGCATTACTGACCTGTCGATCTGGATACCGTTTGCGTTATCTGTGTTTTGGCTGGCCATTTTGCTGCGTTGGGGATAATACAAAACTAAGGAGTTCACGCATGAACCGCACACGCTTTGTACCTAAACCGACTACATTGGGGTTGATCATCGCACTCTTGCTGTCGCCGGCAGCCTTCGCTGATCAGTACAGCGATGCCGCGAAGAAATGGATTGATGATGAATTTGCTCAATCCTCTCTCAGCAAAGACGATCAGATGAAAGAACTGGCCTGGTTTACCGAGGCCGCCAAACCCTTCCGCGGCATGGAGATCAAGGTGGTGTCGGAAA
Proteins encoded in this window:
- a CDS encoding carbohydrate ABC transporter permease translates to MHKRKTFILLLYILFLLLPIYWLLMMSFKTNEEILGGLTFWPTEFTLANYKVIFTDPSWYSGYINSLTYVSMNTVISLLVALPAAYAFSRYRFIGDKHMFFWLLTNRMAPPAVFLLPFFQLYSSVGLFDTHIAVALAHCLFNVPLAVWILEGFMSGVPKEIDETAYIDGYSFPRFFIRIFLPMIRSGIGVTAFFCFMFSWVELLLARTLTSVNAKPIVATMTRTVSASGIDWGVLAAAGVLTIIPGLLVIWFVRNHVAKGFALGRV
- a CDS encoding DUF2160 domain-containing protein, with the translated sequence MNWMAWTLPSALFFITIAGILLTMTVFEILKPCVERKGFLPISTTRGDRLFIGLLSSAYIHLLFLGITDLSIWIPFALSVFWLAILLRWG